Genomic DNA from Bacillus sp. SM2101:
AATACATATTTGAACCAATAAAAGTTGAGGGGGATTCCATGTCTCCTACATTTAAAAATAAAGACAAAGTAATAGTTTCTAAAATAAGTAAACTACAACATTTTGATATGATTGTATTTAACTCTCCAACTTCAAATGAAAATACTTATTATATAAAAAGAATTATTGGTCTTCCAGGAGATACAGTAGAAATAAAAGATGATTTTTTATACATTAACGGGGATATTTTTGAAGAACCATACTTAACAGCACATAACGGTATACATACTAGAGGAAATACACTAACAGAAGATTTAAAAGTAACTGTTCCAAAAGGTATGTTATATGTATTGGGAGAT
This window encodes:
- the lepB gene encoding signal peptidase I — protein: MKVSTEKEAWSWIKTILLVLVIVIVCRQYIFEPIKVEGDSMSPTFKNKDKVIVSKISKLQHFDMIVFNSPTSNENTYYIKRIIGLPGDTVEIKDDFLYINGDIFEEPYLTAHNGIHTRGNTLTEDLKVTVPKGMLYVLGDNRKNSIDSRNFGFISEKDLVGEVKFRYSPLNEIGLPK